A single genomic interval of Streptomyces sp. BA2 harbors:
- a CDS encoding CDP-alcohol phosphatidyltransferase family protein, with the protein MRRDIPPLDEVRRITQKKRDAWWTVILVDPVATPLVRWTAKWTRITPNQITWGAFLLGLVSAGFFALGDWQWLVVGAVVYHFSFILDCMDGKVARLTGTGSVFGAWLDFVFDRIRVMACAVALMGGQFHRTGDAFYIWAAVAVVALDTLRYINGLEIFKIRHTMRKQIKVRMRAARRAENQAELAFMEDLLRENPEADIEQDLQKTQSEQGVPETPEAPEPAPKRQVIDLHQEFRHKFPAYLRARSFLLRHRIRTHLVSGIEFQMGVFMIGPLFDVVLPATIVSGALLLVFELAIIYKLLLSTRDFTRTIDSFEERKVLAAA; encoded by the coding sequence ATGCGACGAGACATACCGCCCCTCGACGAGGTGCGCCGCATCACACAGAAGAAGCGCGACGCGTGGTGGACCGTGATCCTGGTCGATCCGGTCGCCACGCCGCTCGTGCGGTGGACGGCGAAGTGGACCCGGATCACGCCCAACCAGATCACCTGGGGCGCGTTCTTGCTGGGGCTCGTATCCGCGGGGTTCTTCGCGCTTGGTGACTGGCAGTGGCTCGTCGTCGGCGCCGTCGTCTACCACTTCAGCTTCATCCTCGACTGCATGGACGGCAAGGTCGCCCGGCTCACCGGCACCGGTTCGGTGTTCGGCGCCTGGCTCGACTTCGTCTTCGACCGCATCCGCGTGATGGCGTGCGCGGTGGCCCTGATGGGCGGCCAGTTCCACCGCACCGGGGACGCCTTCTACATCTGGGCCGCGGTCGCCGTGGTCGCCCTCGACACGCTGCGTTACATCAACGGGCTTGAGATCTTCAAGATCCGGCACACCATGCGCAAGCAGATCAAGGTCCGCATGAGGGCCGCCCGCCGGGCCGAGAACCAGGCCGAGCTGGCGTTCATGGAGGACCTGCTGCGGGAGAACCCCGAGGCCGACATCGAGCAGGACCTCCAGAAGACGCAGTCGGAGCAGGGAGTCCCCGAGACCCCGGAGGCACCGGAGCCCGCGCCCAAGCGCCAGGTCATCGACCTGCACCAGGAGTTCCGGCACAAGTTCCCCGCGTACCTGCGGGCGCGTTCCTTCCTGCTGCGCCACCGCATCCGTACGCACCTGGTGAGCGGCATCGAGTTCCAGATGGGCGTCTTCATGATCGGCCCGCTGTTCGACGTGGTGCTGCCCGCGACGATCGTCTCCGGCGCGCTGCTCCTCGTCTTCGAGCTGGCGATCATCTACAAGCTGCTCCTTTCGACGCGGGACTTCACGCGGACGATCGACTCCTTCGAGGAGCGCAAGGTCCTGGCCGCGGCGTAA
- a CDS encoding S8 family peptidase: protein MATHKRARSVKLVSAIAATATAVGVTVFATSFAGAATPAEGKVYGADAKGAVAGSYIVMLDEKADKGAKSDLAEEYGGELKRNYSSAINGFSAKSLSETEAKRLAADPAVGKVVQSKKFSIDATQDNPPSWGLDRVDQADTAGDKKFTYPDAAGEGATAYVIDTGVRVSHKDFGGRAKSGFDAVDNDDNADDGNGHGTHVAGTIAGEAHGVAKKAKIVAVRVLDDQGSGTTEQVVAGIDWVTKNHEGPSVANMSLGGGADEALDAAVQKAIASGVTFAVAAGNESSDAGQGSPSRVKEAITVASSTKDDEQSDFSNFGSVVDIYAPGSDITSAWNTGDDATNTISGTSMATPHVVGAAAIYVAAHPDAKPDAVAKALTDGATPDKISNPSEGTPNKLLKVVE, encoded by the coding sequence ATGGCAACTCACAAGCGTGCACGCTCGGTGAAGCTCGTCTCGGCGATAGCCGCCACGGCCACCGCAGTAGGCGTCACCGTCTTCGCCACCTCGTTCGCAGGCGCGGCAACCCCCGCCGAGGGCAAGGTGTACGGAGCGGACGCCAAGGGCGCTGTCGCCGGCAGCTACATCGTCATGCTGGACGAGAAGGCCGACAAGGGCGCCAAGTCCGACCTCGCCGAGGAGTACGGCGGCGAGCTGAAGCGGAACTACTCGTCCGCGATCAACGGCTTCTCGGCCAAGAGCCTCAGCGAGACCGAGGCCAAGCGCCTGGCCGCCGACCCGGCCGTCGGCAAGGTCGTCCAGTCCAAGAAGTTCAGCATCGACGCCACCCAGGACAACCCGCCGTCGTGGGGCCTCGACCGCGTCGACCAGGCCGACACCGCGGGCGACAAGAAGTTCACGTACCCGGACGCGGCCGGTGAGGGCGCCACGGCGTACGTCATCGACACCGGTGTCCGCGTCAGCCACAAGGACTTCGGCGGCCGCGCCAAGTCCGGCTTCGACGCCGTCGACAACGACGACAACGCGGACGACGGCAACGGCCACGGCACGCACGTCGCCGGCACCATCGCCGGTGAGGCGCACGGTGTCGCCAAGAAGGCGAAGATCGTCGCGGTCCGCGTCCTCGACGACCAGGGCTCCGGCACCACCGAGCAGGTCGTCGCGGGCATCGACTGGGTCACCAAGAACCACGAGGGCCCCTCGGTCGCCAACATGAGCCTGGGCGGCGGCGCCGACGAGGCGCTCGACGCGGCGGTCCAGAAGGCGATCGCCTCCGGCGTCACCTTCGCGGTCGCGGCCGGCAACGAGTCCTCGGACGCCGGTCAGGGCTCCCCGTCCCGCGTGAAGGAGGCCATCACGGTCGCCTCCTCCACCAAGGACGACGAGCAGTCGGACTTCTCCAACTTCGGCTCGGTCGTGGACATCTACGCCCCGGGCTCGGACATCACGTCCGCCTGGAACACCGGTGACGACGCCACCAACACCATCTCCGGTACGTCGATGGCGACCCCGCACGTCGTGGGCGCCGCCGCCATCTACGTCGCCGCCCACCCGGACGCCAAGCCGGACGCCGTCGCCAAGGCGCTGACCGACGGCGCGACGCCGGACAAGATCTCGAACCCGAGCGAGGGCACGCCCAACAAGCTGCTCAAGGTCGTCGAGTAA
- a CDS encoding DUF1697 domain-containing protein gives MTVKAYAALLRGINVGGSRKVPMAELRPLLAGLGLGDVRTHLQSGNAVFTCEAADENALAARVGEAIERHFGFTVDVLVRDGAYLKAVADACPFPAASLEGKQLHVTYFSEPVDASRLDRIDPAGFLPEEFRLGDRALYLYAPDGLGRSKLGEVLSRPALFKGVIATTRNWNTVAKLVELTQEQNRD, from the coding sequence ATGACGGTCAAGGCATACGCGGCGCTCCTGCGCGGCATCAACGTGGGCGGCAGCAGAAAAGTGCCGATGGCGGAGCTGCGCCCGCTGCTCGCCGGTCTCGGACTCGGCGACGTACGCACCCATCTCCAGAGCGGAAACGCGGTCTTCACCTGCGAGGCCGCCGACGAGAACGCCCTGGCCGCGCGGGTGGGCGAAGCCATCGAGCGGCACTTCGGCTTCACCGTGGACGTCCTGGTGCGCGACGGCGCCTACTTGAAGGCGGTCGCCGACGCCTGCCCCTTCCCCGCGGCCTCGCTCGAAGGAAAGCAGCTGCACGTCACGTACTTCTCCGAGCCGGTCGACGCCTCCCGGCTCGACCGGATCGACCCGGCGGGCTTCCTCCCCGAGGAGTTCCGGCTCGGCGACCGGGCGCTCTACCTCTACGCGCCGGACGGCCTCGGCCGCTCCAAGCTCGGCGAGGTCCTTTCACGGCCCGCCCTGTTCAAGGGTGTCATCGCCACCACCCGCAACTGGAACACCGTCGCCAAGCTGGTGGAACTGACACAGGAGCAGAACCGTGACTGA
- a CDS encoding DUF4440 domain-containing protein, which produces MTDRTPAVDAAIEAELRLLAPEVRSSPELLGQLLHPEFTEFGTSGTHWDRASIIKALTESTNRTARPIMTSRMRGVQLADDVVHLTFDTESNGHLAHRSSLWRLSEGEWLLWFHQGTPFSEDGPSEA; this is translated from the coding sequence GTGACTGACCGCACGCCCGCCGTCGACGCGGCCATCGAGGCCGAACTGCGCCTGCTCGCCCCCGAGGTGCGCTCGTCGCCCGAGCTGCTCGGGCAGCTTCTGCACCCGGAGTTCACCGAGTTCGGCACCTCCGGCACCCACTGGGACCGCGCGTCCATCATCAAGGCCCTGACCGAGAGCACGAACAGGACGGCCCGCCCGATCATGACCTCCCGGATGCGGGGCGTGCAGCTCGCCGACGACGTCGTGCACCTCACCTTCGACACCGAGAGCAACGGCCATCTGGCGCACCGCAGTTCACTGTGGCGGCTGAGCGAGGGCGAATGGCTGCTCTGGTTCCACCAGGGAACGCCGTTCAGCGAGGACGGGCCGTCAGAGGCCTGA
- a CDS encoding ketopantoate reductase family protein, protein MRYIIIGAGAIGGTVGGRLAESGHDVVLVARGAHYEAVRESGLRVRTPEGTMTHRLPVVQGPAELGELRADDVLFLAVKTQDCEAAVDAWSGRPVAGGGTAGEVLPLVCAQNGVESERIALRRFRRVYAMCVWLPATHVEPGSVSAAGAPYTGILHIGRYPKGTDDTARLISAGLEKSKLLSPVVADVMRWKYGKLLANLANSIEAVTGVLSGNEAIALYRQARAEGEAVLAAAGIEAVSEQEQKEARGDRISFEPFDGSERGGGSSWQSLSRGTGTIEADYLNGEIALLGRLHGVPTPVNDALQSVANAFARERRDAGSMPVTELLGLVAGTQERFS, encoded by the coding sequence ATGCGCTACATCATCATCGGGGCAGGGGCGATCGGCGGCACCGTGGGCGGACGCCTCGCCGAGAGCGGACATGACGTGGTCCTCGTCGCGCGGGGCGCGCACTACGAGGCAGTGCGGGAGAGCGGCCTGCGGGTCAGGACGCCCGAGGGGACGATGACGCACCGGCTTCCCGTCGTCCAAGGCCCCGCCGAACTCGGTGAGTTGCGGGCGGACGACGTGCTGTTCCTCGCCGTGAAGACACAGGACTGCGAGGCCGCCGTCGACGCCTGGAGCGGGCGCCCGGTGGCGGGCGGCGGGACGGCGGGCGAGGTCCTTCCGCTGGTCTGCGCGCAGAACGGCGTGGAGAGCGAACGCATCGCGCTGCGCCGCTTCCGACGGGTGTACGCGATGTGCGTCTGGCTGCCCGCGACCCATGTCGAGCCGGGCTCGGTCTCCGCGGCGGGCGCCCCGTACACCGGCATACTGCACATCGGCCGCTACCCGAAGGGCACGGACGACACCGCCCGTCTCATCTCCGCGGGCCTGGAGAAGTCGAAGCTGCTCTCGCCCGTCGTGGCGGACGTGATGCGCTGGAAGTACGGGAAGCTGCTCGCCAACCTGGCCAACTCCATCGAGGCCGTCACGGGCGTGCTCTCCGGCAACGAGGCCATCGCGCTCTACCGGCAGGCCCGCGCGGAGGGCGAGGCGGTGCTCGCCGCCGCCGGCATCGAGGCGGTGAGCGAACAGGAGCAGAAGGAGGCCCGTGGCGACCGCATCAGCTTCGAGCCCTTCGACGGCTCGGAACGCGGCGGCGGCTCGTCCTGGCAGAGCCTGAGCCGGGGCACGGGCACCATCGAGGCGGACTACCTCAACGGCGAGATCGCGCTGCTCGGCCGCCTGCACGGAGTGCCGACGCCGGTGAACGACGCCTTGCAGAGCGTGGCGAACGCGTTCGCGCGGGAGCGGCGCGACGCGGGATCGATGCCGGTGACCGAACTCCTCGGCCTGGTGGCCGGGACACAGGAGAGGTTCAGCTGA
- a CDS encoding GNAT family N-acetyltransferase, whose product MTPVLRSERLTLSPYVAADEEQFVSLLQDEAVGRWFGDGMQSVEQTHALFRRIFGLVYAENQFPVWAVRHEGRYIGHAEIKPSPERWLDGHEIVYGLFRGSWGMGLGTELARLLTAYGHQTLALTEVHATVDAENTASLTVLKRLGFTQGRAVPEDNGRTTLLMTSVLS is encoded by the coding sequence ATGACCCCCGTACTCCGTTCCGAGCGTCTGACGCTGTCCCCCTATGTCGCCGCCGACGAGGAACAGTTCGTCTCGCTCCTCCAGGACGAGGCCGTGGGCCGCTGGTTCGGGGACGGGATGCAGAGCGTGGAGCAGACCCACGCGCTGTTCCGCCGGATCTTCGGTCTCGTGTACGCCGAGAACCAGTTCCCGGTCTGGGCGGTGCGGCACGAGGGGCGCTACATAGGCCACGCGGAGATCAAGCCGTCGCCCGAGAGGTGGCTCGACGGCCACGAGATCGTCTACGGGCTCTTCCGGGGCAGCTGGGGGATGGGCCTCGGCACGGAGCTGGCCCGCCTGCTCACCGCGTACGGCCATCAGACCCTGGCCCTGACCGAGGTGCACGCGACCGTGGACGCGGAGAACACCGCCTCTCTCACCGTCCTCAAGCGCCTCGGCTTCACCCAGGGCCGCGCGGTCCCGGAGGACAACGGCCGCACCACGCTCCTGATGACCTCGGTGCTCAGCTGA
- a CDS encoding SCO6745 family protein, whose amino-acid sequence MTLSRSRTLWLRTEPLHAVIYFEERCRDLGRALGLKGFWMGYFAARTAPMGPVESGAATAALGVFAPGMVERAIPSAWQYVSPGRIVEERAACTARALRALVPDIDDQATALCPPLTAMVEDAPSLARPLFTANRDVSERTDPVQRLWQLVTCVREFRGDAHVAALADHGLDACESLVLAAATGRVDQDTIRHDRGWGEQEWAHAVDRLRGRGLVDGDGHITEHGRTERELIEDATDRLTARLLRPLAARDADTLLAALERPVRQILAAGVIPFPNPIGLPRPAD is encoded by the coding sequence ATGACGCTCTCCAGATCCCGCACGCTCTGGCTGCGGACCGAGCCCCTGCACGCAGTGATCTACTTCGAGGAGCGCTGCCGCGACCTGGGCAGGGCGCTCGGCCTCAAGGGCTTCTGGATGGGCTACTTCGCGGCCCGCACCGCTCCTATGGGCCCGGTCGAGTCGGGCGCGGCGACGGCCGCGCTCGGTGTCTTCGCCCCCGGCATGGTGGAGCGGGCCATTCCGTCCGCCTGGCAGTACGTGTCGCCCGGCCGGATCGTGGAGGAGCGCGCGGCCTGCACGGCGCGGGCCCTGCGCGCTCTGGTCCCGGACATCGACGACCAGGCCACCGCCCTGTGTCCGCCGCTCACGGCGATGGTCGAGGACGCCCCGTCGCTTGCCCGCCCGCTGTTCACGGCGAACCGCGACGTGAGCGAGCGCACCGACCCGGTGCAGCGGCTGTGGCAACTGGTCACCTGTGTCCGTGAGTTCAGGGGCGACGCGCATGTCGCCGCGCTCGCCGACCACGGCCTCGACGCCTGTGAGTCGCTGGTGCTCGCCGCCGCCACGGGCCGCGTGGACCAGGACACCATCCGGCACGACAGGGGGTGGGGCGAACAGGAGTGGGCGCACGCGGTGGACCGGCTGCGCGGACGCGGCCTGGTGGACGGGGACGGACACATCACCGAACACGGCCGTACGGAGAGGGAGTTGATCGAGGATGCCACGGACCGCCTGACGGCGCGCCTGCTGCGCCCGCTGGCCGCACGGGACGCGGACACGCTCCTGGCCGCGCTGGAACGACCGGTGCGGCAGATCCTGGCGGCTGGCGTCATCCCCTTCCCCAACCCGATCGGTCTTCCGCGGCCCGCGGATTAG
- a CDS encoding sirohydrochlorin chelatase, whose protein sequence is MQRSALLVTAHGSRDPRHAATVHALVRRVRSVRPELRVEAGFLDFNTPSVPQALQKLASEGVRDVVALPLLLTRAFHAKADIPAVLHEAGARLPWMRIRQAEVLGPSPLLLDALERRLYEAGLTPADKSSTGVVLASAGSSDPEAIAVIAEIAREWRHTGWCAVRPAFASASLPRTRDAVRELRAAGIDRVAVAPYVIAPGVLPDRISADAVSADADFCGAPLSNCPEMARLILQRHDSAFPVSSRIHYSAA, encoded by the coding sequence ATGCAGCGCTCCGCCCTCCTCGTCACCGCCCACGGCAGCCGCGATCCGCGGCACGCCGCGACCGTGCACGCCCTGGTGCGCCGGGTGCGGTCGGTGCGGCCGGAGCTGCGGGTGGAGGCCGGCTTCCTGGACTTCAACACGCCGTCCGTGCCACAGGCGCTTCAGAAGCTGGCCTCGGAGGGCGTACGTGACGTGGTCGCCCTTCCGCTCCTGCTCACCCGCGCCTTCCACGCGAAGGCCGACATCCCCGCCGTACTGCACGAGGCGGGCGCCCGGCTGCCATGGATGCGCATCCGGCAGGCCGAGGTGCTCGGCCCCTCGCCGCTGCTCCTCGACGCGCTGGAGCGCAGACTGTACGAGGCCGGCCTCACGCCCGCCGACAAATCCTCGACCGGGGTCGTACTGGCCTCGGCGGGGTCCTCTGACCCGGAGGCGATCGCAGTGATCGCTGAAATCGCGCGGGAGTGGCGGCACACCGGTTGGTGCGCCGTGCGGCCTGCGTTCGCCTCCGCATCTCTGCCCCGTACCAGGGACGCCGTCCGGGAGCTGCGCGCAGCCGGCATCGACCGTGTCGCCGTGGCGCCGTACGTCATCGCGCCCGGAGTCCTGCCGGACCGGATATCGGCCGATGCGGTGTCGGCGGATGCCGACTTCTGCGGAGCTCCGCTGAGCAACTGTCCCGAAATGGCCCGGCTAATTCTCCAACGCCACGATTCGGCGTTTCCTGTATCGAGCCGCATCCATTATTCGGCGGCCTAG
- a CDS encoding ABC transporter permease, protein MASTDVKHKESDSEPGTPGTASDQLAGLEAGLDALDTQATQRTPLGRTLLSKAVPPLVAVTIVLVLWQLAYHFKVKEHYLLPSPADVARVLQDKWLDGTLLDFVWTSLSRGAFGFLVSLAIGTPLGLIIARVKVVRAAIGPIMSGLQSLPSVAWVPAAIIWFGLTDATIYAVILLGAVPSIANGLVAGVDQIQPLYLRAGRVVGARGFNAVRHILLPAALPGYIAGLKQGWAFSWRSLMAAELIVKSGDLGVGLGQLLEQGRELQDMAWVLAAILLILIVGVAVDLLVFSPLERWVLRNRGLLVKN, encoded by the coding sequence ATGGCCAGCACTGACGTCAAGCACAAGGAATCAGACAGCGAGCCGGGAACACCGGGCACCGCGTCCGACCAACTGGCCGGCCTGGAGGCCGGGCTCGACGCTCTGGACACACAGGCAACCCAGCGCACTCCCCTCGGCAGGACGCTGCTCTCGAAGGCCGTGCCACCGCTCGTGGCGGTGACCATCGTCCTCGTGCTGTGGCAGCTCGCCTACCACTTCAAGGTCAAAGAGCACTATCTGCTGCCGAGCCCCGCGGACGTGGCTCGGGTGCTACAGGACAAGTGGCTGGACGGCACCCTGCTCGATTTCGTGTGGACCAGCCTTTCCCGGGGCGCCTTCGGCTTCCTCGTCTCCCTGGCCATCGGCACGCCACTCGGGCTGATCATCGCGCGGGTCAAGGTGGTGCGTGCCGCGATCGGGCCGATCATGTCCGGGCTGCAGTCCCTGCCGTCCGTCGCCTGGGTGCCCGCGGCGATCATCTGGTTCGGACTCACCGACGCCACCATCTACGCGGTGATCCTGCTCGGCGCCGTGCCGTCCATCGCCAACGGCCTGGTGGCCGGGGTCGATCAGATCCAGCCCTTGTATCTGCGGGCAGGCCGAGTGGTCGGGGCGCGAGGCTTCAATGCCGTGCGCCACATCCTGCTTCCGGCGGCTCTGCCCGGGTACATCGCGGGCCTCAAGCAGGGCTGGGCCTTCTCCTGGCGCTCACTCATGGCCGCCGAACTCATCGTCAAGTCGGGCGACTTGGGTGTCGGGCTCGGGCAGCTCCTCGAACAAGGACGTGAACTTCAGGACATGGCCTGGGTCCTTGCCGCGATCCTGCTCATCCTGATCGTCGGCGTCGCCGTCGATCTGCTGGTCTTCAGTCCTCTGGAGCGCTGGGTCCTTCGCAACCGCGGCCTCCTCGTCAAGAACTGA
- a CDS encoding ABC transporter ATP-binding protein, whose translation MTSTLTKSTKAPDDGGTAEYAARLEHVSKSFAGPAGSQLVLDDITLDVAPGEFVTLLGASGCGKSTLLSLAAGLDAPSAGVIDVPGGRPALMFQEHALFPWLTAGKNIELALKMRGLPKADRRDEAERLLELVRLKGAHGKRVHELSGGMRQRVAMARALAQDSQLLLMDEPFAALDAITRDVLHDELTRIWRETGLSVLFVTHNVREAVRLAQRVVLLSSRPGRIAREWSVDIPHPRRIEDLAVADLSIDITEQLRGEIRRHGQH comes from the coding sequence ATGACCAGCACACTCACCAAGAGCACCAAGGCCCCGGACGACGGCGGAACAGCCGAGTACGCCGCGCGCCTCGAGCATGTCTCCAAGTCCTTCGCCGGGCCCGCGGGCTCGCAGCTCGTCCTCGACGACATCACGCTCGATGTCGCCCCCGGCGAGTTCGTCACCCTCCTGGGAGCTTCCGGGTGCGGCAAGTCCACCCTGCTCAGCCTGGCGGCGGGTCTGGATGCGCCGTCTGCCGGAGTCATCGACGTGCCCGGTGGACGGCCCGCCCTCATGTTCCAGGAGCACGCGCTCTTCCCCTGGCTGACCGCGGGCAAGAACATCGAACTCGCCCTGAAGATGCGCGGCCTGCCGAAAGCCGACCGTCGCGACGAGGCCGAGCGCCTGCTGGAGCTCGTACGACTCAAGGGAGCGCACGGCAAGAGGGTGCACGAGCTGTCGGGCGGCATGCGACAGCGCGTGGCCATGGCGCGTGCCCTCGCCCAGGACAGTCAACTGCTGTTGATGGACGAGCCGTTCGCGGCCCTCGATGCCATCACCCGGGACGTGCTGCATGACGAGCTGACCCGCATCTGGCGGGAGACCGGTCTCTCGGTCCTCTTCGTCACCCACAACGTCCGCGAGGCGGTCCGCCTCGCTCAGCGAGTGGTGTTGCTGTCGTCCCGCCCCGGCCGTATCGCCCGCGAGTGGTCGGTCGACATCCCGCACCCCCGCCGGATCGAGGACCTCGCGGTCGCCGATCTGTCCATCGACATCACCGAACAACTGCGGGGGGAGATCCGCCGACATGGCCAGCACTGA
- a CDS encoding aliphatic sulfonate ABC transporter substrate-binding protein yields the protein MPASFRTPRTTGGRRALAAVAALPLLAVVLTSCGYGSKAKDDTEKVAAKGAPIGGLKEVKVGYFPNLTHGTALVGLQEGQFQKELGGTKIKAQDFNAGPDEIEALNSGSIDIGWIGPSPSINGYAKSKGKNLRIISGSASGGVSLVVNPKKIKNLDDLKGKKIATPQLGNTQDVALLNYLSEKGFKVDASSGKGDVTVTRTDNKVTPIAFKNGDIDAAWVPEPTASKLVADGGKVLLDEKNLWPDKKFVITNIIVKQSFLDAHPKVVDAVLRGTVKTNKWINANPEKAKAAANTQLEEVVGKPLPAEVIDPAWKSIDFTDDPLASTLETEADHAVKAGLLDKPNLKGIYDLRPLNKVLKAEGQPGVDDAGLGVK from the coding sequence GTGCCTGCCAGCTTCCGCACTCCACGCACCACCGGCGGCCGCCGTGCCCTGGCCGCCGTCGCCGCCCTGCCGCTGCTCGCTGTGGTGCTGACCTCCTGCGGGTACGGATCCAAGGCCAAGGACGACACAGAGAAGGTGGCCGCCAAGGGTGCGCCCATCGGAGGCCTGAAGGAAGTCAAGGTCGGCTACTTCCCCAACCTGACGCACGGCACGGCGCTGGTGGGCCTGCAAGAGGGGCAGTTCCAGAAGGAACTGGGCGGCACGAAGATCAAAGCTCAGGACTTCAACGCGGGCCCGGACGAGATCGAGGCGCTCAACTCCGGTTCGATCGACATCGGCTGGATCGGCCCCTCCCCCTCGATCAACGGCTACGCCAAGTCCAAGGGCAAGAACCTGCGGATCATCTCCGGCTCGGCCTCCGGTGGAGTCTCCCTGGTCGTCAACCCGAAGAAGATCAAGAACCTTGACGACCTCAAGGGCAAGAAGATCGCCACTCCGCAGCTGGGCAATACCCAGGACGTCGCCCTGCTGAACTACCTGTCCGAGAAGGGGTTCAAGGTGGACGCCAGCTCGGGCAAGGGCGACGTCACCGTCACCCGCACGGACAACAAGGTGACGCCGATCGCCTTCAAGAACGGTGACATCGACGCTGCCTGGGTGCCCGAGCCGACCGCCTCCAAGCTGGTGGCCGACGGCGGGAAGGTCCTGCTCGACGAGAAGAACCTGTGGCCCGACAAGAAGTTCGTGATCACGAACATCATCGTGAAGCAGAGCTTCCTCGATGCGCACCCGAAGGTCGTCGACGCCGTTCTGCGCGGCACCGTGAAGACCAACAAGTGGATCAACGCCAATCCGGAGAAGGCGAAGGCCGCCGCCAACACCCAGTTGGAGGAGGTCGTCGGCAAGCCGCTGCCCGCCGAGGTCATCGACCCGGCATGGAAGTCCATCGACTTCACCGACGACCCGCTGGCCAGCACCCTCGAAACCGAGGCGGATCACGCGGTCAAGGCGGGCCTTCTCGACAAGCCGAATCTCAAGGGGATCTACGACCTCCGGCCCCTCAACAAGGTCCTCAAGGCCGAGGGGCAGCCGGGCGTCGACGACGCCGGTCTCGGCGTCAAGTAG
- a CDS encoding sulfate adenylyltransferase subunit 1, which yields MTSTTEPDKAKPLSTEQLSATTLLRFATAGSVDDGKSTLVGRLLHDSKSVLTDQLEAVQRVSLGRGQDAPDLALLTDGLRAEREQGITIDVAYRYFATPARRFILADTPGHVQYTRNMVTGASTADLAVVLVDARNGVIEQTRRHAAVAALLRVPHVVLAVNKMDLVDYEETVFAKIAEEFTAYASELGVPEITAIPISALAGDNVVEPSSNMDWYGGPTVLEHLETVPVSHDLTSCHARLPVQYVIRPQTAEHPDYRGYAGQIAAGTFRVGESVTVLPSGRTSKIAGIDLLGKQVDVAWTPQSVTLLLESDIDISRGDLIVPSGDQPQTSQDLTATVCHVADTALNVGQRVLLKHTTRTVKAIVKEIPSRLTLDDLSQHPDPGRLVANDIGRVVIRTAEPIAVDSYAASRRTGSFLLIDPADGTTLAAGMAGDAFATTETAEEAKPAADDEGWDF from the coding sequence ATGACCAGCACCACCGAACCCGACAAGGCCAAGCCGCTCTCCACGGAGCAGCTTTCGGCCACCACCCTGCTGCGGTTCGCCACCGCGGGGTCCGTCGACGACGGCAAGTCCACCCTGGTGGGACGGCTCCTGCACGACTCCAAGTCGGTCCTGACCGACCAGCTGGAGGCCGTGCAGCGCGTCTCGCTCGGCCGTGGCCAGGATGCGCCCGACCTCGCGCTGCTCACCGACGGCCTGCGGGCCGAGCGCGAGCAGGGCATCACCATCGACGTCGCCTACCGCTACTTCGCCACCCCCGCGCGCCGGTTCATCCTCGCCGACACCCCGGGCCACGTGCAGTACACCCGGAACATGGTCACCGGCGCCTCGACGGCCGACCTCGCCGTGGTCCTCGTCGACGCCCGCAACGGCGTCATCGAGCAGACCCGCCGGCACGCCGCCGTCGCCGCGCTCCTGCGCGTGCCGCACGTGGTGCTCGCCGTGAACAAGATGGACCTCGTCGACTACGAGGAGACCGTCTTCGCGAAGATCGCCGAGGAATTCACCGCGTACGCGAGTGAGTTGGGCGTCCCGGAGATCACCGCGATCCCGATCTCGGCGCTCGCCGGTGACAACGTGGTGGAGCCGTCCTCCAACATGGACTGGTACGGCGGCCCCACGGTCCTTGAGCACCTGGAGACGGTCCCGGTCAGCCACGACCTGACCTCCTGCCACGCGCGCCTGCCCGTCCAGTACGTGATCCGCCCGCAGACCGCCGAGCACCCCGACTACCGGGGCTACGCGGGACAGATCGCGGCGGGTACCTTCCGGGTCGGCGAGTCCGTGACCGTGCTTCCCTCGGGGCGTACGTCGAAGATCGCGGGCATCGACCTCCTGGGCAAGCAGGTGGACGTGGCCTGGACGCCGCAGTCCGTGACGCTGCTCCTGGAGAGCGACATCGACATCTCGCGCGGCGACCTGATCGTGCCGAGCGGCGACCAGCCGCAGACCTCGCAGGACCTCACGGCGACGGTCTGCCACGTCGCGGACACCGCCCTGAACGTGGGCCAGCGGGTGCTGCTCAAGCACACCACCCGCACGGTCAAGGCGATCGTCAAGGAGATCCCCTCGCGGCTCACCCTGGACGACCTCTCCCAGCACCCGGACCCGGGGCGGCTGGTCGCCAACGACATCGGCCGCGTCGTGATCCGCACCGCCGAGCCGATCGCGGTCGACTCGTACGCGGCTTCGCGCCGCACCGGTTCGTTCCTCCTGATCGACCCGGCGGACGGCACTACGCTCGCGGCGGGCATGGCGGGCGACGCGTTCGCCACCACGGAGACGGCCGAAGAGGCCAAGCCGGCCGCGGACGACGAGGGCTGGGACTTCTGA